In the genome of Candidatus Methanomethylicota archaeon, the window TAATAGAATTTAAGTCGCATATTCTAAACATATACAACAGATAATATAGGAAGACCCTCAGCACACCTTTAAATCCGAAAAATTCATAAGTAGTCATAATTCTATTTCTTATAGCATAATATAATATCTCGGGTCTTTTTCCTGATGTAGCACTTCTGTAATGAACACCTAACATCATTGGTACTAAAATAGAGGGTATCCCTTCTCTCCAAGCTCTTAAACTTATCTCAACATCTTCATGGTACATAAAAAATTTATAATTAAAAATTCCAATTTTCGAGTAAGCTATATCGTCTATTATCCAAAATGCTCCATCACAATAACTTAGAAATAATGGTCTAAGCTTAGTTGCCAGCATAGGATTTAATATCAAGGCAAGACTCCATGCCCCCCCAAAAGAGTCAATAAAATGCCCTCCGTGATCTAAGTTGCCTGTATACCCATTAATAAGTAATGGAGTTGCAATGAAGCCTTTAAGTTTCTTTTTCATTAAAGAAATATATTTTATGAACCTGCAAAATGCTTGACTATTTATGATAATATCATTATTTAAACAAATTAGTAATGGAGGAAGTCCAAAATTTTTAACTATGAAATTGCTGGCTATGTAACAAGCGCCAGCATAACCAAGGTTTTTGCCCAACCTGATTACAGTGAATCCTTTATTTCGAGCAATATAAGCACTATCATCGGTAGAATTATTATCCACTAAAATAGGAAGGAACTTTATATTAGAACAAGTTGCAATAGCTTCATTAATAGAGTCTAAGCAACGATAAAAGATATCGCCCATAGCGCGGTGACCATTAAAGTTTATAATAATTAAAGGTATTATCTTACTCATAAATTACTTTTTTTAAGTTTTCGCAGGAATATATTCTCCCTAAAGTATCAAACTCTATTGAAATACTCTTTGACAAAGCTTCCTTTAATTCTGTGAAAGACCGAACGAAAGCAATATGGGGAAAATTAAACCTAAATTGTGAGGATATAATAGGAGTAACCTGGTGCTCAATCGCATCTACAATTTTTATAAGCATGCCACCTGGATAAATATATTGTTGGGTATCAAATATTATGAGATACTTAGCCGTCTCAAGAAGTTTTTCATAAAGATCATCCGGTATAAGCCCCAGTAAAAGAACGTTATTTCTTCTACAATTGTCATCGCAATATAAGTCTTCAGCAACACTTCCAACAATGAGAAAATAATAATCTGGAAAATGTTCGGCAATTTTACATATTTCTTTAGCTATATCAATATAGCGCTTAAATGATTTTGATGCAACGTATAGGATGATATTTCGTTTATTAAAAACATCCACCTGCTTAATATATAAAGGTGTAGGAACGAATTTGACCTTGAAATCTGCACTTTTCACACTTCTAATAATAACCAAGCTATATAGAGAACTTGTCCAAACTTCTTTGATAAATGGTGAAAAAATTTTAAGAAAGATATACTCAACAAGCCCATGTAAGTTATAATCATCCAGTATTACTTTTTCCCCCCTAATTGATTTAGCTAATAAAACAAATATACTACCAGGCAAACTATATGGTTGGAAAATTATGACCTTTTCGTTTAATATTTTTTTAAGATATTTTAAAGTTTTTATCAATAATACTAAGTTTTGAAATAAATAAAATAAAACATTTCTAAAAATGGTATCATTTACTATTGGAACATCAATCAAGTCACTTTCAAGGCATAGCGCCAAACGTTTTAATCTACCTGATCCTCCAACTTTTTCTTTGACATTTCTATAGTAAATAATTGTAAATCTATCTTTCTGCATATATTATTTCAATATCCAATTTGGCAAGGACACAGTTTCGTTAATGTAAGAGGGTTAGATACACTTTTCGTAGCATCTGGGCCGATTTTTCCCAGTCATATTTTTTTAAAATGGTGTCCCTTGCGGATCTTCCATATTCCTCTCGCAAATGCTTATTATCGAGAAGTTCTAATATAGCATTGATTAATGCATCTATATCGCCGGGTTTTACTAGGATGCCACAGTTGTTGTTTACAAGCTCGTTAACTCCTGGTATGTTATATGCTATAACGGGTATTCCGCAACTCATTGCTTCGGCTATGCTTAGGCCGAATCCTTCTTGGTTTGGATTTGTGTGTAGATACATGTCACAATTTTGGATTGTTTTTATATACTCTTCTTCTGGTAGATTTTTTAAAAGAAGAATGCTACCTTCAAGTCCCTTTTGTTTAATATATAATCTAATTTTGGGCTCAAGAGGCCCTTTTCCCACTAGGAGGAATTTTACATCTTTGCGAATTTTTGACGTTTTTTCGGCTACTTTTAAGTAATCGTA includes:
- a CDS encoding glycosyltransferase family 2 protein, with protein sequence MSKIIPLIIINFNGHRAMGDIFYRCLDSINEAIATCSNIKFLPILVDNNSTDDSAYIARNKGFTVIRLGKNLGYAGACYIASNFIVKNFGLPPLLICLNNDIIINSQAFCRFIKYISLMKKKLKGFIATPLLINGYTGNLDHGGHFIDSFGGAWSLALILNPMLATKLRPLFLSYCDGAFWIIDDIAYSKIGIFNYKFFMYHEDVEISLRAWREGIPSILVPMMLGVHYRSATSGKRPEILYYAIRNRIMTTYEFFGFKGVLRVFLYYLLYMFRICDLNSITNPRFSLRNDVVKVNKFLYAKYVTRAMIDWIKLNSNQTQFKGYSWPYLHLSFADLFSSKRLYNKVVSELLAQIFHKKVVSYE